From the genome of Yersinia enterocolitica, one region includes:
- a CDS encoding chemotaxis protein CheW, which produces MAGLATVTKLAGETVGQEFLIFTLGDEEYGIDILKVQEIRGYDQVTRIANTPTFIKGVTNLRGVIVPIIDLRVKFAQKGVSYNENTVVIVLNFDQRVVGIVVDGVSDVLSLTNEQIRPAPEFAVTLATEYLTGLGSLGERMLILVDIEKLLSSEEMSLIDSVIKG; this is translated from the coding sequence ATGGCAGGACTAGCAACCGTCACGAAGCTGGCTGGCGAAACGGTAGGACAAGAGTTCCTGATTTTTACGCTGGGCGATGAAGAGTACGGGATTGATATTCTGAAAGTACAAGAGATCCGTGGCTACGATCAGGTGACCCGTATCGCTAACACCCCGACGTTCATTAAAGGTGTCACTAACTTACGCGGCGTCATTGTCCCTATTATTGATTTACGGGTTAAGTTTGCACAAAAAGGTGTGAGCTATAACGAAAATACCGTAGTGATCGTACTGAATTTTGATCAGCGCGTGGTGGGTATTGTCGTTGATGGTGTGTCAGATGTGCTGTCATTAACCAATGAGCAAATACGTCCTGCACCAGAGTTTGCCGTCACTCTGGCAACTGAGTATCTAACAGGTTTAGGTTCACTCGGGGAAAGAATGCTGATTTTGGTGGATATCGAAAAGCTGTTGAGCAGTGAAGAGATGTCGTTGATTGACTCTGTCATTAAAGGGTAA
- a CDS encoding HAMP domain-containing protein (serine sensor receptor), which yields MFKRMKVVTSLLLVLVLFGALQFVSGGLFFNSLKNDKENFAVLQVIRQQQSVLNESWVNLLQTRNTLNRAGIRYMMDVNHTGSGPTVNDLLASAKGTLGVAAERFKSYEQIPLDSQQDVESAKKLKQTYDQYFGALTELIQLMEAGKINEFFDQPTSSFQNAFEQDYNTYLTQNDRLYASAVEDSNQSFSFAMGVIVTVLIVVFAVIIVVWLGMQHILINPLKHLIEHIKHIANGDLTQTIEVHSRNEMGTLAASLKHMQSELITTVSDVRLGADAIYSGASEISAGNNDLSARTEQQAASLEETAASMEQLTATVKQNAENARQASQLALSASETAQKGGKVVANVVQTMHEIAGSSQKIADITSVIDGIAFQTNILALNAAVEAARAGEQGRGFAVVAGEVRNLAQRSAQAAKEIKGLIEDSVSRVDMGSVLVESAGETMGDIVNAVTRVTDIMGEIASASDEQSRGIDQVGQAVTEMDRVTQQNASLVEESASAAAALEEQASMLTQSMSVFVLRMDNGSTTRDVRKIKQPTQDLSGTAKKTLGSDLQDNWETF from the coding sequence ATGTTTAAGCGTATGAAAGTGGTCACCAGCCTCCTGTTGGTGTTAGTGCTATTTGGTGCCTTACAGTTCGTTTCCGGCGGGCTTTTCTTCAACTCCCTGAAAAATGACAAAGAGAACTTTGCGGTTTTACAGGTTATTCGTCAGCAACAGTCGGTGTTGAATGAAAGTTGGGTAAATCTGCTGCAAACCCGTAATACGCTGAACCGCGCAGGCATCCGCTACATGATGGATGTGAATCATACCGGTAGTGGCCCTACGGTGAATGACCTGTTGGCATCAGCCAAAGGGACATTAGGTGTGGCGGCGGAGCGTTTTAAAAGCTACGAACAGATCCCGTTGGATAGCCAGCAAGACGTCGAATCAGCTAAAAAATTAAAACAGACTTATGACCAATATTTTGGTGCGTTAACCGAACTGATCCAATTGATGGAAGCTGGCAAGATCAATGAGTTCTTCGACCAACCCACCTCTAGCTTCCAAAATGCTTTTGAACAGGATTACAACACTTACCTGACACAAAATGATCGCTTGTATGCCTCCGCAGTGGAAGACAGCAACCAGTCATTTAGCTTCGCGATGGGGGTGATTGTTACCGTACTGATTGTGGTATTCGCGGTAATTATTGTTGTTTGGCTTGGCATGCAACACATCTTGATTAATCCGCTTAAACACTTGATAGAACATATTAAACATATCGCTAACGGTGATTTAACGCAGACTATCGAAGTGCATAGCCGCAACGAAATGGGCACATTGGCCGCCAGCCTGAAACACATGCAATCTGAATTGATTACCACCGTCAGTGATGTGCGTTTAGGTGCCGATGCTATCTATAGCGGTGCCTCAGAAATTTCCGCCGGTAACAACGATCTGTCAGCGCGTACAGAACAACAAGCCGCCTCACTGGAAGAAACCGCCGCCAGTATGGAGCAGTTAACCGCCACAGTGAAACAGAATGCTGAGAATGCTCGTCAAGCTAGCCAACTGGCCTTAAGTGCATCGGAAACGGCACAGAAAGGTGGCAAAGTGGTGGCGAATGTGGTGCAAACCATGCATGAGATTGCCGGTAGTTCACAGAAAATTGCAGATATTACCAGTGTCATCGATGGCATCGCTTTCCAGACCAATATCCTGGCGCTGAACGCCGCCGTTGAAGCAGCCCGTGCCGGTGAGCAGGGTCGTGGTTTTGCCGTTGTTGCCGGTGAAGTACGTAACCTGGCACAACGTAGTGCGCAAGCTGCAAAAGAGATTAAAGGCCTTATCGAAGACTCGGTTAGCCGTGTCGATATGGGGTCAGTACTGGTTGAAAGTGCGGGTGAAACCATGGGAGATATCGTTAATGCGGTAACCCGCGTCACCGACATCATGGGTGAAATCGCTTCTGCTTCCGATGAGCAAAGTCGCGGTATCGATCAAGTGGGTCAGGCGGTCACTGAAATGGACCGGGTAACCCAGCAAAACGCCTCTTTGGTGGAAGAATCAGCCTCTGCCGCCGCCGCACTGGAAGAACAAGCCAGTATGTTAACCCAATCCATGTCTGTATTCGTTCTGCGTATGGATAACGGTAGTACTACAAGAGATGTTAGAAAAATAAAGCAGCCGACACAGGATTTGAGCGGAACTGCTAAAAAAACACTGGGAAGTGACCTGCAAGACAATTGGGAAACTTTCTAG
- a CDS encoding protein-glutamate O-methyltransferase CheR, with protein sequence MKQPSPQESGSILTQMIQRLPLPDVHFRRICQLIYQRAGIVLADHKREMVYNRLVRRLRLLGINDFGQYLALLETDPNSAEWQAFVNALTTNLTAFFREAHHFPILAEHARQRPGSYSVWSTAASTGEEPYSIAMTLCDVLGNRAGSCQVLASDIDTQVLEKATSGVYRQDELRSLSAQQMQRYFLRGTGPHQGMVRVRPELANMIHFQQLNLLAPEWALPGQFDAIFCRNVMIYFDKETQERILRRFVPLLKPGGLMFAGHSENFSQISREFYLRGQTVYGLTKER encoded by the coding sequence ATGAAACAGCCATCGCCCCAAGAGTCTGGGTCGATCCTGACTCAGATGATTCAACGGCTCCCGTTGCCGGATGTTCACTTCCGGCGCATATGCCAACTTATTTATCAACGAGCCGGGATAGTACTGGCCGATCACAAACGGGAAATGGTCTATAACCGCCTGGTCAGGCGGCTGAGATTGCTAGGGATTAACGATTTTGGTCAATACCTTGCTTTGCTAGAGACCGACCCGAACAGTGCAGAGTGGCAGGCATTTGTTAATGCCTTGACCACTAATCTGACGGCATTTTTCCGTGAGGCACACCATTTCCCGATTCTGGCTGAACATGCCCGCCAGCGGCCGGGAAGCTATTCGGTGTGGAGTACGGCGGCATCGACCGGTGAAGAGCCGTACTCTATCGCGATGACACTGTGTGATGTGTTGGGAAATAGAGCGGGTTCGTGCCAGGTGTTAGCCAGCGATATCGATACGCAAGTACTGGAAAAAGCGACCAGTGGTGTATACCGGCAAGATGAATTGCGTTCATTGTCGGCACAACAGATGCAACGCTATTTCTTGCGTGGCACCGGCCCACATCAAGGCATGGTGCGAGTGCGCCCGGAATTGGCCAATATGATCCATTTCCAGCAACTCAATCTGTTGGCACCAGAGTGGGCATTACCCGGGCAGTTTGATGCTATTTTTTGTCGTAATGTGATGATTTATTTTGATAAAGAAACGCAGGAGCGCATTCTGCGTCGCTTTGTCCCTTTGCTAAAACCAGGTGGTCTGATGTTTGCAGGCCACTCGGAGAATTTCAGTCAAATTAGTCGGGAATTCTATTTGCGCGGGCAGACCGTTTATGGGCTGACCAAGGAGAGGTGA
- a CDS encoding HAMP domain-containing protein (mediates taxis toward dipeptides): MFGRIRISTSFFLLLILICSIQLISSGLSFTAFRSDYQNLNRVDLSSQQRDALSLSWVSLLQARNTLNRAGTRSALKVPQEQVNALMGNARSSLQKADLYFNQFIAVPRLDESDNGGELLDATKNSYQNLRTSLRQLIDFLEAGNLQGFMDQPTQKTQDLFEADFLQYLQYANEVIAEAGTQNQQAYHLSMWIFGAAIVMVIAMAISSLVWLRTMFVRPLKIMRAHFDRIARGDLSAQIHVSGRNEISEMFASLRIMQQSLITTVSHVRDGTEAMLTGIQEISAGNNDLSARTEQQAASLEQTAASMEQLTATVKQNADNARQATLLAKDASATAAKGGELTGSVVTTMHDIATSSQKIGAITSVIDGIAFQTNILALNAAVEAARAGEQGRGFAVVAGEVRNLAQRSAQAAKEIKGLIDESVSRVRQGSTLVENAGTTMEEIVRSVTRVTDIMGEIASASDEQSRGIEQVSLAVTQMDQVTQQNAALVEEAAAAANALEEQASMLSDAVSVFRLEQDSDSGEGQAADGSGKQPAVKEIPDCQTA, from the coding sequence ATGTTTGGCCGAATTCGGATTTCTACCAGCTTTTTCCTGTTACTGATATTAATTTGCTCGATACAGTTAATTTCAAGTGGTCTGTCATTTACTGCTTTTCGCTCAGACTACCAAAATTTGAACCGGGTGGATCTCAGTAGCCAGCAACGGGATGCATTAAGCCTCAGTTGGGTATCCTTGCTTCAGGCGCGTAATACCTTAAACCGGGCGGGGACGCGCTCGGCTCTCAAAGTACCTCAGGAGCAAGTCAACGCATTAATGGGCAATGCGCGCAGCTCATTACAGAAAGCGGACCTCTACTTCAATCAGTTTATTGCGGTGCCACGCCTTGATGAGAGTGATAACGGTGGCGAATTGTTGGATGCCACTAAAAACAGTTATCAGAACTTACGGACGTCGTTACGACAACTAATCGATTTTCTGGAAGCCGGTAATTTACAAGGCTTTATGGACCAACCCACCCAGAAAACACAGGATTTGTTCGAAGCCGATTTTTTACAGTATTTGCAGTATGCCAATGAAGTGATTGCTGAGGCCGGTACCCAAAACCAGCAGGCGTACCATCTCTCCATGTGGATATTTGGTGCGGCGATTGTAATGGTAATAGCCATGGCGATTTCGTCGCTTGTTTGGCTGCGCACCATGTTTGTCAGGCCGCTGAAAATTATGCGCGCGCATTTTGACCGCATCGCACGGGGGGATTTATCAGCGCAGATTCATGTCTCCGGGCGTAATGAAATCAGCGAGATGTTTGCCAGTTTACGCATCATGCAGCAGTCGCTTATCACCACTGTTAGTCATGTCCGAGATGGCACTGAAGCAATGCTAACGGGGATTCAGGAAATTTCTGCGGGTAACAATGATTTGTCAGCAAGAACCGAACAGCAAGCGGCGTCTCTGGAACAAACTGCGGCCAGCATGGAGCAACTGACCGCGACGGTCAAACAGAATGCGGATAATGCTCGTCAGGCAACATTGCTGGCGAAAGACGCATCAGCAACCGCTGCCAAAGGGGGTGAGTTGACGGGCAGTGTGGTGACAACTATGCATGATATCGCCACCAGTTCACAGAAGATTGGTGCCATTACCAGTGTTATTGATGGTATTGCCTTCCAGACCAATATTCTGGCGTTAAATGCTGCTGTTGAGGCTGCTCGCGCTGGTGAGCAGGGGCGCGGTTTTGCTGTCGTCGCCGGTGAAGTTCGTAATCTGGCCCAGCGCAGTGCACAAGCAGCAAAAGAGATTAAAGGGTTGATCGATGAATCGGTCAGCCGTGTTCGCCAGGGCTCCACTCTGGTTGAAAATGCGGGTACTACCATGGAAGAGATTGTTCGCTCAGTGACTCGGGTTACCGACATCATGGGTGAAATCGCTTCCGCCTCGGATGAGCAAAGCCGAGGTATTGAGCAGGTTTCACTGGCAGTAACACAGATGGATCAGGTCACTCAGCAAAACGCCGCATTAGTGGAAGAGGCTGCGGCTGCGGCTAACGCACTCGAAGAGCAGGCAAGTATGCTCTCCGATGCAGTGTCTGTTTTTCGTTTGGAGCAGGATAGCGACAGCGGGGAGGGGCAGGCAGCAGACGGCAGTGGTAAACAACCGGCTGTTAAGGAAATTCCAGATTGTCAAACGGCGTAA